From Watersipora subatra chromosome 2, tzWatSuba1.1, whole genome shotgun sequence, one genomic window encodes:
- the LOC137388533 gene encoding uncharacterized protein has product MQMELSTSREKISDRQDDTTRKIESSEEGNKMTWDLSATDTLLYLVTPIVTISSAIFLLLFIRPHRPLPISIRCYCPAEFTASDIAYTNQACLSKSSQLYTYYNLSKLLPLNHTVTLDELFPEKDLPVGDFSSPIFLLAILSLLPFLFWRLVGAMDGRDFLSCSGSPSSGKGFILFLWFLFTKLGSVCLCSWFVWKIFDLKREASEYVMAVEASNQVSNQDALCLFEASLK; this is encoded by the exons ATGCAAATGGAGCTTAGCACATCGAGAGAGAAGATTTCGGACAGACAAGATGATACTACCAGGAAGATAGAGAGCAGCGA AGAGGGAAATAAGATGACATGGGACTTGAGCGCAACAGACACCTTGCTCTACTTGGTGACACCTATAGTTACCATTTCCTCTGCCATTTTCCTTCTGCTTTTTATTCGACCACATAGACCGCTGCCAATATCAATTAGATGCTACTGCCCTGCCGAATTTACTGCTTCCGATATTGCCTACACCAATCAAGCCTGTCTATCAAAATCCTCTCAACTCTACACTTACTACAACCTGTCAAAACTACTACCCCTCAACCATACG GTGACACTTGATGAATTATTTCCTGAGAAAGATCTACCAGTTGGAGACTTCTCTTCTCCAATTTTCCTGTTAGCAATTTTGAGCTTGCTGCCTTTTCTTTTCTGGAGACTGGTTGGTGCAATGGATGGCAGAGATTTCTTGTCTTGCTCTGGATCACCAAGTAGTGGGAAAGGCTTTATTCTTTTTTTATG gtTTCTCTTCACCAAATTAGGGTCAGTCTGCTTGTGCAGTTGGTTTGTGTGGAAGATATTCGATCTGAAGAGAGAGGCTAGTGAATATGTGATGGCAGTAGAAGCGAGCAATCAAGTCAGTAACCAGGATGCCCTCTGTCTATTTGAGGCAAGTCTAAAGTAG